One segment of Hippopotamus amphibius kiboko isolate mHipAmp2 chromosome 2, mHipAmp2.hap2, whole genome shotgun sequence DNA contains the following:
- the IFNK gene encoding interferon kappa, with amino-acid sequence MSAKFDVIRQCVWPACLVSLFVTGVLSLDCNLLNVHLKRVIWQNLRRMSWMSNSFPIECLREGKAFELPQEILSHTQPLKRDIKECFYEMSSQAFNIFTQDTFKSMWEEKHLRQVRIGLDQQLQYLEQCLEEEEKEDMREMEEDGQKPSGAPIPEQSNLELRRYFNRIDTFLKEKKYSRCAWEIVQMEIRRCFYIFQKFTALLRRK; translated from the coding sequence atgagcgcCAAGTTTGATGTGATTCGACAGTGTGTGTGGCCGGCGTGTCTCGTGAGTCTGTTCGTCACCGGCGTCCTCTCCCTGGACTGTAACCTGCTGAATGTTCACCTGAAGAGAGTCATCTGGCAAAATCTGAGACGTATGAGCTGGATGAGCAATTCCTTTCCTATAGAGTGTCTAAGAGAAGGCAAAGCTTTTGAGTTGCCCCAAGAGATCCTCTCACACACCCAGCCTCTGAAGAGGGACATCAAGGAGTGcttctatgaaatgtccagtcAGGCCTTCAACATCTTCACTCAGGACACTTTCAAATCCATGTGGGAAGAGAAACACCTGAGACAAGTCCGGATTGGACTTGATCAGCAGCTGCAGTACCTGGAACAATGcttggaagaggaggaaaaggaagacatGAGAGAGATGGAAGAGGATGGGCAGAAACCCTCAGGAGCTCCGATCCCCGAGCAGAGCAACCTGGAACTGAGGAGGTATTTCAACAGGATAGACACATtcctcaaagaaaagaaatacagtcgCTGTGCCTGGGAGATTGtccaaatggaaatcagaagatgCTTCTACATCTTTCAGAAATTCACAGCACTACTCAGGAGGAAATAA